DNA sequence from the candidate division KSB1 bacterium genome:
TGCTATTGCCGTCTCCGCTTTGTTTTATTCCTCGTTTTTTAGCAACTGGCGAGGGATACTGGATTCTATCGTTGCTTACAAAACCTATTTTAGCCGGGCCGGACAAGATACTCTACACATTCATCCCTGGTACTATTATCTCAAAATGCTGCTCTTCTCAAAGTATGCTACCGGTCCGGTCTGGACCGAGGCTTTCATTATTAGTTTGGCCGGTGTGGGAATTCTAACGGCGTTCAAATGGCACAATCGATTTAAATTTGACGCCAATCTGATTCGATTTTTAGCTTTTTATACAATTTTCATGACGATCGCCTATTCAATGATTCCTTACAAAACGCCCTGGAATTTAATAGAATTTTTGCACGGAATGATTTTAATGGCTGGCGTTGGCGCTGCGGCAATCATAAAACAGGCGAAAAATAAACACCGTCTTGTCAAAATACTTTTTGGTGGGATTTTGTTTGTCGGGGTAGGACATCTTGGTACACAAGCTTACTTTTCAAATTACAAATATTATGAGGACTCCACCAATCCGTATGTTTACGCACATCCGGTTTCTGATATTTACCAGGTTGCCTCGCGGGTAGAAGAGCTTACCGCAGTCCACCCTGACGGGCAAAATATGTATATCGAAGTTATTTTTCCAGGTGATGATTATTGGCCGCTTCCCTGGTACTTGCGGGCTTTTCCTAATGTGGGCTGGTGGAATAAAGTTGATCAAACAACACCGGCTGCGCCTGTCATCATTGCTTCTCCAAGTGTCGAGAAAGACTTGATGCGAAAGCTGTATGAATATCCGCCGCCTGGTGCAAGAAATCTGTACGTGCCGCTTT
Encoded proteins:
- a CDS encoding TIGR03663 family protein, whose product is MAALALRLPQLQQRPMHTDEAVHAVKFGSLLEQGYYRYDSHEFHGPTLNYLTLVPAWLSSAQKITKINETHLRMVPVFFGVLLVALLLFLTNGLGWPAALFAAALTAVSPAMVFYSRYYIQEMLMVCFTFGAIISCYRYTVNKNIVWAALSGVFLGLMHATKETCVIAYGAMFTAIVFTLLLKRREKVQRFNLKLSHVITVCLTAIAVSALFYSSFFSNWRGILDSIVAYKTYFSRAGQDTLHIHPWYYYLKMLLFSKYATGPVWTEAFIISLAGVGILTAFKWHNRFKFDANLIRFLAFYTIFMTIAYSMIPYKTPWNLIEFLHGMILMAGVGAAAIIKQAKNKHRLVKILFGGILFVGVGHLGTQAYFSNYKYYEDSTNPYVYAHPVSDIYQVASRVEELTAVHPDGQNMYIEVIFPGDDYWPLPWYLRAFPNVGWWNKVDQTTPAAPVIIASPSVEKDLMRKLYEYPPPGARNLYVPLFDSYVALRPKVEIRGYVRQDWWDAFVNKSSDKR